TTTCGCTTCTGTTACTTTATTTTTAGAATTAGGTAAAATATACCCCATTCTGTCTGTGCTGTAGTCAATCTTGCCGTTTTTGCCTGTTAAAATATCGTTATAACGGGATTCAATACCCATTTTACCTTCTAAAACAGTAGTGTTTTTCTCTTCTTCTTGTTGTGCAAAACCGATTAATTGTGTCGCAAACGTTCCATTAGGATAGAATCGTTCGGATTGGCGGGTAAATTCAATGCCCGGCAGTTTTTCTTTGTCGATTTCTGCTTTTGTTTCTGTAGAGATTTTTTTACCAGCAGCGCCGAATTCGACTTGATACTTGCCTTTTTCTTGGAGTTTATCTAAAATGTCTGATTCGTCCATTGGAATATATTTTGCAAGTACACGCGCTGTTTTTTCTTCGTCTACTACACGCATCGGATTTTTCGTTGTCTTGGAAAGTTTATCACTAACAACGGCTGCAATCGTGTAAGAAGCCGTATCCTCTGCTAATACTTCTCCTTTTCGATCTAAAATGGAGCCGCGTTTTGCTTCAAGAACACTGCTTTTTAAATGTTGTTTAGATGCTTTTGCTGCAAGTGGAACTCCATTTGCTTCTCCCGTAATTTGCAAATAAAGAAAACGGCCAGAAACTAAGAGAAAGAGAATCGTGAAAAAGATAAAAAGTACAAGAGCTCCCCTTCTCATGTTACCTATACGCCGTTTCATTGACCATCTACCACTTTCACATTATCGCCATCGAGTTTTAGCCCTTTTTCTTTAGCGATTTTTAAAATACGTTCATATCTCCCTAGATCTTTTACTTCTACTTTTAGGTCTTCATTTGATTTTTGTTGTTCGAGAATTTTGGTTTCTTTTGTTTGAATCTCTTGGTTTACTGTGTAGATTTGAGCTTGTACACTAATGATACGAAAAGCAACAACTAAAACAATCGCAAGCGCAATCGTGATGATTAGTTTTTCTCCCAGTGTCATTTGGCCACGTCTTAGGATTTGTTTTTTAGGTTGTTCCGCTTCTCTATGTACTCTATTTGGTTCGAGATTCGATTTATAGGCGACATTGCTCACATTTTTTCAACTCCTGCTATTTGATAATTTTTTCGATCACGCGTAATTTCGCTGAACGCGCTCGGTTGTTTTGTTCCAGTTCCTCTTCACTTGGTACAATTGGTTTTCTTGTAGCAAGTTTGAAATCTGGTTTATATTCATCTGGAATGACTGGAAGACCTGGTGGTAAATCTGGTCCTTTTGTCGCTTCTTGGAATAATTGCTTGGTTATGCGGTCTTCTAATGAATGAAACGTAATTACGCTAATTCTGCCGCCTGGTTTTATTAAAGTTAAGGCTTTTTCAAGTGAATCTTCTACTGCACCTAATTCATCATTAACGGCAATTCGGATAGCTTGAAAAGTGCGTTTCCCTGGATGTCCGCCTTTTCTTCTTGCTGGCGCCGGGATAGCTGTTTTGATAATATCTACTAGTTCGCCGGTTGTTTCAATCGGTTTTACTTCGCGACGACGTTCGATTTCACGAGCAATTTGTTTCGAGAATTTTTCTTCACCATACTGAAAAAAGATACGGATTAAATCTTGGTAAGACCATTCGTTGACAATAGTTTTTGCTGTCAATTCTTGTTCTTGATCCATTCGCATATCCAGTGCAGCATCTTGGTGATAACTAAACCCACGTTCTCGTTCGTCTAATTGAGGGGACGAAACACCTAAATCATATAAAATCCCATCAACCGCTTCAATTCCGCGCTCGTTCAATGCTTCTTTCATATCGCGAAAATTGGCTTTAATAAAAGTCACTTTATCGCTATAATCTGCTAATTTAATTTCTGCATTATCAATGGCTGTTTGATCTTGGTCAAAAGCAAATAAATGCCCTTTTTCATTAAGCTTATTTAGTAAATACTCGGAGTGACCTGCGCCGCCAAGTGTTGCATCGACATAGATTCCGTCTGGTTTTACTTCAAGCATATCGACTGTTTCATGTAGTAATACGGTTTCGTGCTTAAACATGCAATTCCCCTCCTTAAATATCGAAGCCAATCATATTTTCGGCTAAATCAGCAAAAGATTCTTCTGCCTCGTTAAAGACATCGTCCCACTCTGATTTACTCCAAATTTCAATACGACTTGAAACCCCAATAATAACTGTTTCTTTTTCCAAATCCGCATACTGTAGTAAGTTGGATGGAATATTAATCCGACCTTGTTTGTCTAGTTCACATTCAGACGCACCGGAAAAGAAGAAACGTGTAAAGGAACGAGCATCTTTCTTAGTAAGTGGTAAGGTTTGGAGCTTTTCTTCAAGCTTTTTCCATTCCTCTTGTGGATAAGCAAATAAACACTTATCAAGTCCTCGGGTTATAACAAAATTATCCCCCAAAAGCTCACGGAATTTAGCTGGCACAATTAATCTGCCCTTTATATCGATGTTGTGTTGATATTCTCCCATGAACATTAGACTTCACCCACTTTCATACATACCACTTTACCACATCTCCCCACTTCGCACCACCCAAAACCTAAAAAAGTGCAAAAAAAAATCATCCTAGTCAGAACGTAGAATGATTAAATCCCTATTTAAAGCCATTTTCAGCTATTCTTAGTTATGAAAAACAATGTGGGGCTCGGTGGAGGGATTCCCCACTTTCACCCCAAAATCATTTCGCTAGTACTTTTTGCCAGCCGGATTTTAATGCTACTGCCGAAAATACAATGCTTAATATCCCCAGAATAATCGTAAAAGTAGCCATCCCATATTTACCAATAAATGGCGCGAATACTAAACTTACAGAGCCAACCATTTTACCAACTTGGAAAACAATACCGTTCAGCGCCATATAAGCTCCGCGTCTATCGTCATCCACAATTGCCGCCAAAATCGTTTGACGCGTTGGTACGTAAAGCAATTCCCCAATCGAAAGTACTACCGTGGCAAGAAGTAGCACTGCCAAATTATTAGCAAACGCACATACCGCAAAACCTACCGCAAATAAAGTAAATCCTACATACATGATAGGCTGCTGCGCCCGTTTCGTCACAAATCGCGCAATCGGCACAGTAAAAAGTACAATAAACAAAGTATTCACCGCTGTTAAAACACTCACGATTTGTACCCCATTTAAAGAAATATTCCCAAGTGGTCCTAAATGCACAAGTAGCGCCTGCACATCTTCTGCCAAACGAACCGAAATGTAATTGCTTCGTTGAAATTCAATCGACATGATTGCAATTCCCCCAATAGTATATAGAAGAAAACGATAATCATGTAACACTTGTCCGTAATTTTTCAGCATCCCCATTAAACCATACGTGCCTTTTTCGGGGATAACTTTTTGTTGCAACGTTTCGGAAATAAGAGCAATCGTCAACCACGCTGTTACAAAAGACATTACAAACAGCGCAACAAGAAGTGGGAACAGATAATCCACAAAAAACCACCCGCCCACAATAATCCCAATCATGATCGACAAATTATTCGCCCAGTAGCTGATTGAATACATAAACGAGCGATTCTCCGGCGTACTCACATCAATCAACATTGCCTCTCCCGCTGGATTAATGAGCCCCTGCGCCACACCAATAACTAGCAGCATAACAAAGGTCATCCACGGCGAATGGAAAAACGGTGAATTACAAAGCACCATCCCAAGAAAAGCAACCACTTTTAACAATTCCCCAGCTACCATTAATTTCTTTCGACCGATAATATCCGCCAAATGCCCGCCGTACATACCAGCAAGAAATTGCGCCAACACATTAATCATCAAGAGAATTCCAGCGACGCCGCTATTAATTTCCATTGAAAAATAAATTGCCATAAAAGGAAAAATCATCGAACCGATTACTTTACTCAAAAATTGAATTAATATCCGCGCACGAATATTCGGGTGTAACTCTCTAAACATGACATCCCCTCCATTTGCAATTTTCCTGACTTCTCTGTTAGTATAAAAGGGATACATACATATAAAAAGGGTATTCATTCTGATAAATTGTCCCCTTTTAGAATGGAGTGATTTAATGGATAAGGATTACTTTACGATGCGAGCGTATCTATACAGCATCACGACTGAGTTAGACGCGCCTTTTAAATTAAATGATTTAGCCAATATTTGGTTTTGTACGACTAAAAATGCCAAGCGCAAATTACAACAATATCAAGCAAAAGACATGCTCACTTATCATCCTGGGCTTGGCCGGGGACATGTTTCACGGATTACCTTTCCTAAACACCTTGAAGAAGAAGTGCTGGAAGTTTTAGAACAAAGCCTAGCAGAAGATGCCTTTAGCGATATTTTATTTCTACTTCAATTATCGATTCCTAAAAGTTGGTTTACGGGCATCTCCACTGAAATCCAGCAAATGTTCGGCTTGCAAGTAACAGAAAATCAACAAGAAATACTCCGCTCAATTGTTCGCCGCAAACTCACCACTTTAGATCCACTTAAAACCTCTGTATCCATGGAAGCCTTTCTCATTACTCAAATTAGTGATTCCCTCGTCAAATATGATGAAACGAAAAAGTGTATTGTCCCTCATATCGCTCACCATTGGAATGTTTCCGATGACTTTACTGAATGGACATTTTATTTACGAAAAAGTGTTTTATTTCATCATGGGCGTATGCTTGATAGTGAAGATGTGAAATATAGTTTGCTCCGTTCTATGCAAACAAAATCTGTTTCCGCTTGGCAGTTACAAGATATTAAGGCGATTAAGTGCCTAAACAAATTCACTCTTTCTATTCGTTTGAAAAAACCTGAACCGTTTTTTCTTCGTTATTTATGTACGGCCAATATGGCGATTTTACCGCGTGACATTATTTTTGATGAATATAAATGGATTTCTACGGGGCCATTTCGAGTAGTCGAGCGTAACGATGAGCGCTTGGTTTTAGAAGCATTTGATGGTTATTTTTTAGAGCGACCGATTCTTGATCGAGTAGAATTTTGGACTGCGCAAACCGGCGAGACATTAAAAACGATTCCGATGCAGTTTACTTCTGTTGATTACGCAGAAAATACGGCCTATGTTGAACGGCGCAAACTTGGCGTAGGTGTTAATTTTATTTGTTTCAATATGCACCGAAATGGCGTCTCGCAGCATCCCGCATTTCGCGAAGCCATTTATCAGCTGATAGATTGTCAAAAAGCACGCGAGCAAGACTTTGAAAACTATGGCACGGTGGCGTCCAACTATTTTCCAGAAAAGTCGATTCCTCCGAAAAAGCAGCCTGAGAAAATCGCCGCCTTATTAAAAGAAGCCAATTACCACGGAGAAAAAGTGATATTTGGCTCCACTCAGCATCCTACCGCTTTAAAAGAAGCAAAGTGGATTCGGGAACAAGCGTTACAATTTGGGATTAAGCTTGAACAAAAATTTATCACCCATCACGAAGCTTCTTACTCGAAAGTTCCAGAACAAGAAACAGATTTTATGATGATGGGCGAAATTCCAGCTTCCGATAACGAAATGGCTTATTTGGATTTCCTCAACAATCCCTATCTTTTACCGCAACAACTTTTGAGCCAACCCATTATTGCCGAACTCACAAAAAAACTGGCTGCATTTAAAGCAGAAAAAGACGCCTCCAAAAGAGACGCCTTGCAAACGGAAATAGATCGCTGGCTAACAGCAAATCATTATTTAATTTATTTACATCACCCCGAAAAAAGCCAGTCACTTCATTCAATGATGAAAGGAATTGCCGAAAATCCGTATGGCTATTTTGATTTAAGCAAAGTTTGGATTGAAACGAATCCACTTAAAAGCGTAAAATCAGACTATAAATAATGCCATATAGATAGAGTACCACATAAAGCAAGGCGAAAATGAAGAAGCATAGTCGCCAGTAACCACGAAGGATTTTGCGGAATTGGATTTCGCCTTCTTTTTTCGCGGCCATCACAACAATCGCAATACCTAAGATAAATAAAAACAGTAAAATATAGAGTAAAAACGAGCGATTAAATAGCACAATCATGAAAAAATGAACGGCAATAATCAAGAAAATAGTAGACAAGTCAGCGGCTAACATAATTCTCCGCTGGCTTTTCTTTATTTTAATACTGGAAAAAAACATCGTAAAAATAAATACCACCACTGGTAAAATAATAATAATTGCTGTTGAGTTAGTTAACCAATCAAACATTGCTTTCTCCTTCCAACCCTTTAATTAGATGATATAACGTGTGCAGCGTAGGAAGTGACTCCCCTTTTGCTAAAATCGGCAAAACGATTCCATCAATTTCTGTCATGCGATTGTTCATTCGATCAAGCGCCATCGAGGAAAAATTAGTAGCAGTCACTCGGCAAATGGTTTCCACTTTCTCTAATGCATTTTCTATCGGTAAAACCATTTGGATTTCTTTCACAATCGTTTTTAATAACGCATGCCATTCTTCATTTTCTAGGAGTTTCCCATTTGGAACTTGAAGGACAGCTGTGAGCGGATTAATCACGGCATTGATAAATAATTTTTCTTGGATAATAGCTAAGTAACTATCGTGTTTTTCAACTGGGAAAGCTGGATTAGATTGCAGTATTTCAGCTACATCGGCATTTACTTCGCCTTGATACACACTATATTTCGTTCGACCATGACCACGCCAAATGACCGTAGTATCGTTTTCCCGACCTGCGCCATGTTCGCTAATACCTAGCAAAATAGTCCGGTTAGCTCCTAGTAGTGACAAGCTATCTAAATGGCCTGCTCCGTTTTGAATAAATAATAGCGTAACTGTTTCAGGTAGTTTTTGCAGTATCGGTAAAATTGCTTGTAGTGAGTATTGTTTAACGGCAACAATTAATAACTGTTGTTCTGATAACTTGGCTGTGTCTGTTATTTCTGTTGCATGTATATGTATATTTTTTAATTCAGTATTATCTTTTAAAGAGAGTCCTCTTTGGTTTAATAGTTCGCTTTGTTCTTTTCTGCGGGTAAAAAGTGTGAGCTTTGCTTTTTCGGCAAAATTAGCTGCATATAAAAGACCCATCGCTCCTGCTCCAATAATCCCGACCTTTAGTTGGTTCGCCATTTTGTTCAGCTCCATATTGGTTAATGCTTTTATTTTATCAGAAGTAGCGATGGTTTGCACTTTTTGGCGCAAACAAAAACCTCGAAAGACCCATGGCGTCTTTCGAGGTTCGTTTTCAACAAGTGAAACGTCACTTGTTTTTAACAATATTAGCTGTTTGCTACATCTTTGCCATCATATTGTCCACATTCTGGACATACGTGATGGGAAAGTCTGTATTCGCCGCAATTCGAGCATTCGTTCATGCCCGGAAGTTGAAGTTTCACGTGAGTACGACGCTTACGCTTTTTGGCTTTTGAAGTTCTTCTAAAAGGTACTGCCATTTCCTTACACCTCCTTGACGATAACTAAGTACTTGTATCGTTAATCTAAGAAAAATAAATTCCTTAATATATTCCAGCTTCACGGGGAGTTTAGTCTTCTTTTTTCTCATCGAAAAAATTGGCTAGTCCCGCAAGACGAGGATCCACTTTTGGTTCTTTTGCTATTTGTTCTAGTAGGTTGCCTTCTTCTGTTTTCATTTCCCATTCATTGCCTCGTGGAAGTTTACTCATATCGAGTGCGTCTTCACTGAAAACTTGCATCGGAATTTCAACAAGTAAAAGTTCTTCTACTACAGGGGTTAAATCGACCATATCCTGTTCCATCACATGCCAAGATTCATCTAGAACTTGTTCTTTGGATTTCACAAAGGTTTCCGTCGCGTGCACTTCATAAGGATAAACAACATCCTCCAGTGTACGAGCACATGGAAGTGTCCACTCGCCCTTCATTGTCAGGTTAGCGGTAACTTCTTCTGGGTGTACAATAAGTTCCCCAGTTACTTGTACGGGGCTTGCATCACGAACGTCTATATTGTTCTCTTGAAAGAACTTTTTTAGGTCAGCTTTTTCATTAATCGTGAAGTTGCTGTCACGATATTTTTTCAATTGACTGATAGACCATTTCATCCTACATCACTCCAAGCGCAACACAAAATATTATAGCTTTTTTAAAGGCTTTTGTCAATGCTTTTTCGGCGACCAAAACTCCCGGTGCGATTTTATGCTAAAATAGATTATCTAAAGGAGGGAACCGAAATGAAAGCAACTGGAATTGTGGTGGAATATAACCCGTTTCATAATGGGCATAAACTACATCTAAATAAGGCTCGCGAGTTAACAACCGCCGATGTGGTGATTGCGGTAATGAGTGGTTCTTTTGTACAGCGCGGCGAACCGGCGATTGTGCCAAAATGGGAACGGACGAAAATGGCGCTTGCTGCTGGGGTTGATATCGTCGTTGAGCTACCTGTTTCGTTCGCCACACAACATGCGACTATTTTTGCGGAAGAATCTGTTCGGATTTTAGATGCACTTCATGTGGATACACTATTTTTCGGAAGTGAACACGGGGTCGCAGAAGATTTTTCTACTGCGGCTAAAACGGTGATCGAACACGAAGCACGTTTTAATGAAGCCATCCAGCTAGCGTTAACCGACAAGAAAACATCTTATGCGAGAGCTTATACAGAAGCTTTTAAAAAGTTGTTTGGCGCGGATTTATTGGACGTTACGCAACCAAATAACATTCTCGGTTTCCATTACGCGCTTGCGGTTCAAAAACAAAATCCAGTGATTTCCCTCCAAACGATTCCGCGCGAGCATGCCGGCTATCATGACGAAAAAGCGAATCACGACCAAATTGCCAGCGCTACTGCAATTCGAAAATTAATGCTTTCTGGGAAGGTCGAGGAGGCTAGCCGTTATCTCCCTGCTTCTACTATAGAAGTTTTCAAAAATTATAACGGACCTTTTTTATCGTGGGAAGATTATTGGCCGTTATTAAGGTATCGATTAATTCAAGCCAGTTCGGGTGAGCTTGAAGAGATTCGCGGGGTTAGTGAAGGCATTCAAAACCGAATGCAAGTCGCGGCAATGAAAACTCGGAATTTCGCTGATTT
This portion of the Listeria cossartiae subsp. cossartiae genome encodes:
- the ftsL gene encoding cell division protein FtsL, whose translation is MSNVAYKSNLEPNRVHREAEQPKKQILRRGQMTLGEKLIITIALAIVLVVAFRIISVQAQIYTVNQEIQTKETKILEQQKSNEDLKVEVKDLGRYERILKIAKEKGLKLDGDNVKVVDGQ
- a CDS encoding SgrR family transcriptional regulator, translating into MDKDYFTMRAYLYSITTELDAPFKLNDLANIWFCTTKNAKRKLQQYQAKDMLTYHPGLGRGHVSRITFPKHLEEEVLEVLEQSLAEDAFSDILFLLQLSIPKSWFTGISTEIQQMFGLQVTENQQEILRSIVRRKLTTLDPLKTSVSMEAFLITQISDSLVKYDETKKCIVPHIAHHWNVSDDFTEWTFYLRKSVLFHHGRMLDSEDVKYSLLRSMQTKSVSAWQLQDIKAIKCLNKFTLSIRLKKPEPFFLRYLCTANMAILPRDIIFDEYKWISTGPFRVVERNDERLVLEAFDGYFLERPILDRVEFWTAQTGETLKTIPMQFTSVDYAENTAYVERRKLGVGVNFICFNMHRNGVSQHPAFREAIYQLIDCQKAREQDFENYGTVASNYFPEKSIPPKKQPEKIAALLKEANYHGEKVIFGSTQHPTALKEAKWIREQALQFGIKLEQKFITHHEASYSKVPEQETDFMMMGEIPASDNEMAYLDFLNNPYLLPQQLLSQPIIAELTKKLAAFKAEKDASKRDALQTEIDRWLTANHYLIYLHHPEKSQSLHSMMKGIAENPYGYFDLSKVWIETNPLKSVKSDYK
- the rsmH gene encoding 16S rRNA (cytosine(1402)-N(4))-methyltransferase RsmH; this translates as MFKHETVLLHETVDMLEVKPDGIYVDATLGGAGHSEYLLNKLNEKGHLFAFDQDQTAIDNAEIKLADYSDKVTFIKANFRDMKEALNERGIEAVDGILYDLGVSSPQLDERERGFSYHQDAALDMRMDQEQELTAKTIVNEWSYQDLIRIFFQYGEEKFSKQIAREIERRREVKPIETTGELVDIIKTAIPAPARRKGGHPGKRTFQAIRIAVNDELGAVEDSLEKALTLIKPGGRISVITFHSLEDRITKQLFQEATKGPDLPPGLPVIPDEYKPDFKLATRKPIVPSEEELEQNNRARSAKLRVIEKIIK
- the rpmF gene encoding 50S ribosomal protein L32; the protein is MAVPFRRTSKAKKRKRRTHVKLQLPGMNECSNCGEYRLSHHVCPECGQYDGKDVANS
- a CDS encoding nucleotidyltransferase is translated as MKATGIVVEYNPFHNGHKLHLNKARELTTADVVIAVMSGSFVQRGEPAIVPKWERTKMALAAGVDIVVELPVSFATQHATIFAEESVRILDALHVDTLFFGSEHGVAEDFSTAAKTVIEHEARFNEAIQLALTDKKTSYARAYTEAFKKLFGADLLDVTQPNNILGFHYALAVQKQNPVISLQTIPREHAGYHDEKANHDQIASATAIRKLMLSGKVEEASRYLPASTIEVFKNYNGPFLSWEDYWPLLRYRLIQASSGELEEIRGVSEGIQNRMQVAAMKTRNFADFIENMKTKRYSNARLQRTALQILLNAQDKPAAPYIRILGMNKTGQKYLSLHKKNISLPIVTTVSKAAPGLLAEDLRATNIYTLAKGIENYQAGDFHIPPILTL
- a CDS encoding MDR family MFS transporter — translated: MFRELHPNIRARILIQFLSKVIGSMIFPFMAIYFSMEINSGVAGILLMINVLAQFLAGMYGGHLADIIGRKKLMVAGELLKVVAFLGMVLCNSPFFHSPWMTFVMLLVIGVAQGLINPAGEAMLIDVSTPENRSFMYSISYWANNLSIMIGIIVGGWFFVDYLFPLLVALFVMSFVTAWLTIALISETLQQKVIPEKGTYGLMGMLKNYGQVLHDYRFLLYTIGGIAIMSIEFQRSNYISVRLAEDVQALLVHLGPLGNISLNGVQIVSVLTAVNTLFIVLFTVPIARFVTKRAQQPIMYVGFTLFAVGFAVCAFANNLAVLLLATVVLSIGELLYVPTRQTILAAIVDDDRRGAYMALNGIVFQVGKMVGSVSLVFAPFIGKYGMATFTIILGILSIVFSAVALKSGWQKVLAK
- a CDS encoding YceD family protein; this encodes MKWSISQLKKYRDSNFTINEKADLKKFFQENNIDVRDASPVQVTGELIVHPEEVTANLTMKGEWTLPCARTLEDVVYPYEVHATETFVKSKEQVLDESWHVMEQDMVDLTPVVEELLLVEIPMQVFSEDALDMSKLPRGNEWEMKTEEGNLLEQIAKEPKVDPRLAGLANFFDEKKED
- a CDS encoding 2-dehydropantoate 2-reductase, giving the protein MANQLKVGIIGAGAMGLLYAANFAEKAKLTLFTRRKEQSELLNQRGLSLKDNTELKNIHIHATEITDTAKLSEQQLLIVAVKQYSLQAILPILQKLPETVTLLFIQNGAGHLDSLSLLGANRTILLGISEHGAGRENDTTVIWRGHGRTKYSVYQGEVNADVAEILQSNPAFPVEKHDSYLAIIQEKLFINAVINPLTAVLQVPNGKLLENEEWHALLKTIVKEIQMVLPIENALEKVETICRVTATNFSSMALDRMNNRMTEIDGIVLPILAKGESLPTLHTLYHLIKGLEGESNV
- the mraZ gene encoding division/cell wall cluster transcriptional repressor MraZ, producing the protein MFMGEYQHNIDIKGRLIVPAKFRELLGDNFVITRGLDKCLFAYPQEEWKKLEEKLQTLPLTKKDARSFTRFFFSGASECELDKQGRINIPSNLLQYADLEKETVIIGVSSRIEIWSKSEWDDVFNEAEESFADLAENMIGFDI
- a CDS encoding DUF3397 domain-containing protein, producing MFDWLTNSTAIIIILPVVVFIFTMFFSSIKIKKSQRRIMLAADLSTIFLIIAVHFFMIVLFNRSFLLYILLFLFILGIAIVVMAAKKEGEIQFRKILRGYWRLCFFIFALLYVVLYLYGIIYSLILRF